Proteins encoded within one genomic window of Ptiloglossa arizonensis isolate GNS036 chromosome 3, iyPtiAriz1_principal, whole genome shotgun sequence:
- the Tpnciiia gene encoding troponin C type IIIa, producing MDDLTKDQIALLKKAFDAFDHDKKGSIGTDMVGTILTMLGYELSEKTLKEIIQEVDEDGSGQLEFEEFCTLAARFLVEEDSEAMQQELREAFRLYDKEGNGYITTAVFRDILHELDDKLTPQELDMMIEEIDADGSGTLDFDEFMEVMTGGDD from the exons ATG GATGACCTGACCAAGGATCAAATCGCTC TCCTGAAGAAGGCCTTCGACGCCTTTGATCACGATAAGAAAGGCAGCATCGGCACAGACATGGTGGGCACGATATTGACCATGTTGGGCTACGAGCTTAGCGAGAAAACGCTGAAAGAAATCATTCAGGAAGTGGACGAGGACG GTTCCGGTCAGCTAGAGTTCGAGGAGTTTTGTACACTGGCTGCGAGATTTCTGGTGGAGGAGGATTCGGAGGctatgcaacaggagttacgCGAGGCGTTCCGGTTGTACGACAAGGAGGGGAACGGGTACATCACCACCGCCGTGTTTCGCGACATTCTGCACGAGCTGGACGACAAACTGACGCCCCAGGAGCTCGACATGATGATCGAGGAAATCGACGCCGACGGCTCCGGGACGCTGGACTTCGACG AGTTCATGGAAGTAATGACAGGCGGCGACGACTAG